In Gorilla gorilla gorilla isolate KB3781 chromosome 12, NHGRI_mGorGor1-v2.1_pri, whole genome shotgun sequence, the following are encoded in one genomic region:
- the IL1B gene encoding interleukin-1 beta, whose product MAEVPELTSEMMAYYSGNEDDLFFEADGPKQMKCSFQDLDLCPLDGGIQLRISHQHYSKGFRQAVSVVVAMDKLRKMLVPCPQTFQENDLSTFFPFIFEEEPIFFDTWDNEAYVHDAPVRSLNCTLRDSQQKSLVMSGPYELKALHLQGQDMEQQVVFSMSFVQGEESNDKIPVALGLKEKNLYLSCVLKDDKPTLQLESVDPKNYPKKKMEKRFVFNKIEINNKLEFESAQFPNWYISTSQAENMPVFLGGTTGGQDITDFTMQFVSS is encoded by the exons ATGGCAGAAGTACCTGAACTCACCAGTGAAATGATGGCTTATTACAG TGGCAATGAGGATGACTTGTTCTTTGAAGCTGATGGCCCTAAACAGATGAAG TGCTCCTTCCAGGACCTGGACCTCTGCCCTCTGGATGGCGGCATCCAGCTACGAATCTCCCACCAGCACTACAGCAAGGGCTTCAGGCAGGCCGTGTCAGTTGTTGTGGCCATGGACAAGCTGAGGAAGATGCTGGTTCCCTGCCCACAGACCTTCCAGGAGAATGACCTGAGCACCTTCTTTCCCTTCATCTTTGAAGAAG AACCTATCTTCTTCGACACATGGGATAACGAGGCTTATGTGCATGATGCACCTGTACGATCACTGAACTGCACGCTCCGGGACTCACAGCAAAAAAGCTTGGTGATGTCTGGTCCATATGAACTGAAAGCTCTCCACCTCCAGGGACAGGATATGGAGCAACAAG TGGTGTTCTCCATGTCCTTTGTACAAGGAGAAGAAAGTAATGACAAAATACCTGTGGCCTTGGGCCTCAAGGAAAAGAATCTGTACCTGTCCTGCGTGTTGAAAGATGATAAGCCCACTCTACAGCTGGAG AGTGTAGATCCCAAAAATTACCCAAAGAAGAAGATGGAAAAGCGATTTGTCTTCAACAagatagaaatcaataacaagctGGAATTTGAGTCTGCCCAGTTCCCCAACTGGTACATCAGCACCTCTCAAGCAGAAAACATGCCCGTCTTCCTGGGAGGGACCACAGGCGGCCAGGATATAACTGACTTCACCATGCAATTTGTGTCTTCCTAA
- the LOC109025842 gene encoding LOW QUALITY PROTEIN: baculoviral IAP repeat-containing protein 8-like (The sequence of the model RefSeq protein was modified relative to this genomic sequence to represent the inferred CDS: inserted 2 bases in 1 codon; substituted 1 base at 1 genomic stop codon) produces MGGATFAVSYQKYRWQWRDARPKWLRPGCRAKLAFPDWGSGRTLSRTLPLYRADCRGQFGPAVLAWNFPNSTNPPRNQSIHSSIHPSIHPSVADYEAWIITFGMWIYSVNKEQLSRAGFYALGEGDKXCFHCGGGLTDWKPSEDPWEQHDKWHPGCKYLLEQKTRKYINNIHLSHSLEECLVRTAEKTPSLTRKIDTSFHNPMVQEAIXMGFSFKDIKKIMEEKIQTSGSNYKSLDVLIADPVKAQKDSTQDESSQTSLQKEISTEEQLRHLQEEKLCKICMDRNIAVVFIPCGHPVTRKQCAEAVDKCLKWYAVITFKQKNFMS; encoded by the exons ATGGGTGGTGCCACCTTTGCTGTGTCTTACCAGAAATACCGGTGGCAG TGGAGGGATGCCAGACCCAAGTGGCTAAGGCCCGGCTGCAGAGCCAAGTTGGCATTTCCAGATTGGGGCTCGGGCCGCACCCTCTCCAGGACCCTCCCCTTGTACCGAGCAGATTGTCGCGGGCAGTTTGGGCCAGCCGTCCTGGCGTGGAATTTCCCAAATTcaacaaatcctccaagaaatcaatccatccattcatccatccatccatccatccatccatccgtggCAGATTATGAAGCATGGATCATTACTTTTGGGATGTGGATATATTCAGTTAACAAGGAGCAGCTTTCAAGAGCTGGATTTTATGCTTTAGGTGAAGGTGATAA GTGCTTTCACTGTGGAGGGGGGCTAACTGATTGGAAGCCCAGTGAAGACCCTTGGGAACAACATGATAAATGGCATCCAGggtgtaaatatctgttagaacAGAAGACAcgaaaatatataaacaatattcATTTATCCCATTCACTTGAGGAGTGTCTGGTAAGAACTGCTGAAAAAACACCATCACTAACTAGAAAAATTGATACCAGCTTCCATAATCCTATGGTACAAGAAGCTATATGAATGGGGTTCAGTTTCAAggacattaagaaaataatggagGAAAAAATTCAGACATCTGGGAGCAACTATAAATCACTTGACGTTCTGATTGCAGATCCAGTGAAGGCTCAGAAAGACAGTACACAAGACGAATCAAGTCAGACTTCATTGCAGAAAGAGATTAGTACTGAAGAGCAGCTAAGACACCTGCAAGAGGAGAAGCTTTGCAAAATCTGTATGGATAGAAATATTGCTGTCGTTTTTATTCCTTGTGGACATCCAGTCACTCGTAAACAATGTGCTGAAGCGGTTGACAAATGTCTCAAGTGGTACGCAGTCATTACTTTCAAGCAAAAAAATTTTATGTCTTAA